Proteins encoded within one genomic window of Micromonospora halotolerans:
- a CDS encoding class I SAM-dependent methyltransferase produces MTTAAYDAIADWYDDYVTTTATDYSDRVRSVLAELLGHGAGRCLDLCCGTGAHAAELRRLGWRPVGVDLSGGQLRHARGRLPVARGDATALPLPAGAVPAVACVLAHTDMPDYPAAIAEAARVLAPGGRLVHVGVHPCFVGAFADRSEPGRAVIDGGYAERERSFRSWNTVGVRARVGAWHLPLADLLNAVTAAGLTLTAVRESGSGPVPDILALQATKP; encoded by the coding sequence ATGACGACCGCCGCGTACGACGCCATCGCCGACTGGTACGACGACTACGTCACGACCACCGCCACCGACTACAGCGACCGGGTCCGGTCGGTGCTGGCCGAGCTGCTCGGTCACGGTGCCGGGCGCTGCCTGGACCTGTGCTGCGGCACCGGGGCGCACGCCGCCGAGCTGCGCCGGCTGGGGTGGCGGCCGGTCGGGGTGGACCTGTCGGGCGGGCAGCTGCGCCACGCGCGGGGGCGCCTTCCGGTGGCCCGGGGCGACGCGACCGCGCTGCCCCTGCCGGCCGGCGCCGTGCCGGCGGTGGCCTGCGTGCTCGCCCACACGGACATGCCCGACTACCCGGCGGCGATCGCCGAGGCGGCCCGGGTGCTGGCGCCCGGCGGGCGGCTGGTCCACGTCGGCGTGCACCCCTGCTTCGTCGGGGCGTTCGCCGACCGCTCCGAGCCGGGGCGGGCCGTGATCGACGGCGGGTACGCCGAGCGGGAGCGCAGCTTCCGGTCCTGGAACACGGTCGGCGTGCGCGCCCGGGTCGGCGCCTGGCACCTGCCCCTGGCCGACCTGCTCAACGCGGTCACCGCCGCCGGCCTGACGCTGACCGCCGTCCGCGAGTCCGGCTCCGGCCCGGTCCCCGACATCCTCGCCCTCCAGGCCACCAAACCCTGA
- a CDS encoding mandelate racemase/muconate lactonizing enzyme family protein, with product MTIAAVRTHRLSAPLHTPFVTALRRTTTVDTLVVEVVDADGRSGFGEAPQVWQVTGASVAGAEACVRQLLGPLLTGRDADDLQARCAEVRRAVVGNESAQAAVDVALHDLAARRLGVPLVRLLGGTTLRVPTDVTLAAGDAVDLAAAATRRRAEGFTVLKLKVGTDAPGDLDRVRAVRAAVGPDVRIRLDANQGWTPREAVRVIRGIEDAGLDVELVEQPVHRRDLDGLAWVSDRVELPILADESVFDLRDLVEVIRRRAADMVNVKLAKCGGLHTARTLLDLAAAHGMGTIVGSMMESQVGLGAAASLVAAYGTTAVSDLDAAWWLAWSPVAGGIRYDGATVVLPDAPGLGIANVSEAKVQSHG from the coding sequence ATGACGATCGCCGCGGTACGCACCCACCGGCTCTCGGCCCCCTTACACACCCCGTTCGTCACCGCGCTGCGCCGCACCACCACCGTGGACACCCTGGTCGTCGAGGTGGTGGACGCCGACGGCCGCTCGGGTTTCGGCGAGGCGCCGCAGGTCTGGCAGGTGACCGGCGCGTCGGTCGCCGGCGCCGAGGCGTGCGTCCGGCAACTGCTCGGGCCGCTGCTGACCGGGCGGGACGCCGACGACCTCCAGGCCCGCTGCGCCGAGGTGCGCCGGGCCGTGGTGGGCAACGAGTCGGCCCAGGCGGCCGTCGACGTCGCCCTGCACGACCTGGCCGCGCGGCGGCTCGGCGTACCCCTGGTGCGGTTGCTCGGCGGCACCACCCTGCGCGTCCCGACGGACGTCACGCTGGCCGCGGGGGACGCGGTGGACCTGGCGGCGGCGGCCACCCGGCGCCGGGCCGAGGGGTTCACCGTGCTGAAGCTCAAGGTCGGCACGGACGCGCCGGGCGACCTGGACCGGGTCCGCGCGGTCCGCGCCGCGGTGGGGCCCGACGTGCGGATCCGGCTGGACGCCAACCAGGGCTGGACGCCGCGCGAGGCCGTCCGGGTGATCCGCGGGATCGAGGACGCCGGGCTGGACGTCGAGCTGGTCGAGCAGCCGGTGCACCGGCGGGACCTGGACGGGCTGGCCTGGGTCAGCGACCGGGTGGAGCTGCCGATCCTCGCCGACGAGTCGGTCTTCGACCTGCGCGACCTGGTCGAGGTGATCCGGCGGCGGGCGGCCGACATGGTCAACGTCAAGCTGGCCAAGTGCGGCGGGTTGCACACCGCGCGGACGCTGCTCGACCTGGCCGCCGCGCACGGCATGGGCACCATCGTGGGCTCGATGATGGAGAGCCAGGTGGGCCTCGGCGCGGCGGCGAGCCTGGTCGCCGCCTACGGCACCACGGCCGTGTCGGACCTCGACGCCGCCTGGTGGCTGGCCTGGTCGCCGGTCGCCGGCGGGATCCGGTACGACGGCGCGACCGTCGTGCTGCCGGACGCGCCCGGCCTCGGGATCGCCAACGTGAGTGAAGCAAAGGTTCAATCGCATGGTTGA
- a CDS encoding tyrosine-protein phosphatase: protein MRRDWELVGAPNARDLGGLPTRDGRRVRAGRLLRTAALGRLTDEDLPVLGKLAPACVVDLRHATEQAVAPPDRLAGEPRVVHLPVYDAAHPVFTYVSAVLLGHDLDAYEELAREGMPGAMAAIYRWFVTGESARAGFGTAVRLAADGANLPLLFHCSAGKDRTGWLAVVLLTALGVDEPAIRADYLRHNELTESLREVLLAAMTRRRPNLDPAVARPLLEVRPEYLDAAYDEVRRVHGTFDAYLRDGLGLTDRTLAALRANLLE, encoded by the coding sequence ATGAGGCGGGACTGGGAGCTGGTGGGCGCGCCGAACGCCCGTGACCTGGGCGGGCTGCCCACCAGGGACGGGCGGCGGGTACGCGCCGGCCGGCTGCTCCGCACCGCGGCGCTCGGCCGGCTCACCGACGAGGACCTGCCGGTGCTGGGCAAGCTGGCCCCGGCCTGCGTGGTGGACCTGCGGCACGCCACCGAGCAGGCGGTCGCGCCGCCCGACCGCCTGGCCGGCGAGCCGCGGGTGGTGCACCTGCCGGTCTACGACGCGGCCCACCCGGTGTTCACCTACGTCTCGGCGGTGCTGCTCGGCCACGACCTCGACGCGTACGAGGAGCTGGCCCGGGAGGGCATGCCGGGGGCGATGGCGGCCATCTACCGCTGGTTCGTCACCGGCGAGTCGGCCCGGGCGGGGTTCGGGACGGCGGTGCGGCTGGCCGCCGACGGCGCGAACCTGCCGCTGCTGTTCCACTGTTCGGCCGGTAAGGACCGCACGGGCTGGCTGGCGGTGGTGCTGCTCACCGCGCTCGGGGTGGACGAGCCGGCGATCCGGGCGGACTACCTGCGGCACAACGAGCTGACCGAGAGCCTGCGCGAGGTGCTGCTGGCCGCCATGACCCGCCGCCGGCCGAACCTGGACCCGGCGGTCGCCCGGCCGCTGCTGGAGGTGCGGCCGGAATACCTGGACGCCGCCTATGACGAGGTGCGCCGCGTGCACGGCACCTTCGACGCGTACCTGCGCGACGGGCTGGGGCTGACCGACCGGACGCTGGCCGCGTTGCGGGCGAACCTGCTGGAGTGA
- a CDS encoding DUF5753 domain-containing protein, with amino-acid sequence MPLSASPVVRRVRLGAELRRLRRRESLTLEQVCGRLGWASTSKLSRIELGQSRPDLADVLDLLDVYGVPPHQRDELIVIARDAATGRGWSRALGEMGERQRAYAELEAGAVRIVDYQPVLVPGLLQTPEYARLRVSAGALLAEDVDVEADVRARAVRQEVLRRPDPPHYTALIDERACDPGSLPAEVWREQIRHLAVLAEWPHVTVRLLPRDAAPHGDLHPLAPFSYYAYPDPADPRTVLVETLTTDLRLVTEADVARYEQLVDWLLLAALPEEETVELLTRRLGPAPVPRPREPREAD; translated from the coding sequence ATGCCGTTGTCAGCAAGTCCTGTCGTCCGGCGGGTGCGGCTCGGCGCGGAGCTGCGCCGGCTGCGCCGCCGGGAGTCGCTCACCCTGGAGCAGGTGTGCGGCCGGCTCGGCTGGGCATCCACATCGAAGCTGTCCCGCATCGAGCTGGGGCAGAGCCGGCCGGACCTGGCCGACGTGCTCGACCTGCTCGACGTCTACGGCGTGCCACCCCACCAGCGGGACGAGCTGATCGTCATCGCGCGGGACGCGGCCACCGGCCGCGGCTGGTCCCGGGCGCTGGGTGAGATGGGGGAGCGGCAGCGGGCGTACGCGGAGCTGGAGGCGGGCGCCGTCCGCATCGTGGACTACCAGCCGGTGCTGGTGCCCGGGCTGCTCCAGACCCCCGAGTACGCCCGGCTGCGGGTGTCGGCCGGCGCGCTGCTCGCCGAGGACGTCGACGTGGAGGCCGATGTCCGTGCCCGGGCGGTGCGCCAGGAGGTGCTGCGCCGGCCCGACCCGCCGCACTACACCGCGCTGATCGACGAACGTGCCTGCGACCCGGGCAGCCTCCCCGCCGAGGTGTGGCGGGAGCAGATCCGGCACCTGGCCGTCCTCGCCGAGTGGCCGCACGTGACCGTCCGGCTGCTGCCCCGCGACGCGGCGCCCCACGGCGACCTGCATCCGCTCGCGCCGTTCTCCTACTACGCGTATCCGGACCCGGCCGACCCGCGCACGGTGCTCGTGGAGACGCTCACCACCGACCTGCGGCTGGTGACCGAGGCGGACGTCGCCCGCTACGAGCAGCTGGTCGACTGGCTGCTCCTGGCGGCGCTGCCGGAGGAGGAGACGGTGGAGCTGCTGACCCGCCGGCTCGGCCCCGCGCCGGTGCCCCGGCCCCGCGAACCGCGCGAGGCAGACTGA
- a CDS encoding serine hydrolase, whose protein sequence is MIWEELDAHLDKVPGTVSAYVGRLGASPTWTRHADATHYAASTMKVAVLVALHRAAEAGRLDLDRPVPVRNSFESALPGTPSFSNAQHYDNDDAVWARVGGEAPLRWLAERMIVRSSNLATNVCIAQVGLPAVAEAWTLAGARHSVTGRGIEDFAARDAGIDNLVTAADLAALLGGLTLGAGRPGPLASPAGCAAMLDVLFAQEHREDLAAGLPEGTRIAHKNGWVRGVRHGAGVVFPDDAPPYAVVVCTTTELADGGPSGEEVEDDACRLIAHVSERVWAARHDLAG, encoded by the coding sequence ATGATCTGGGAGGAACTCGACGCGCACCTGGACAAGGTGCCCGGCACCGTCTCGGCGTACGTGGGGCGGCTCGGCGCCTCGCCCACCTGGACGCGGCACGCCGACGCCACCCACTACGCGGCCAGCACCATGAAGGTCGCCGTGCTGGTGGCGCTGCACCGCGCCGCCGAGGCCGGCCGGCTGGACCTGGACCGGCCGGTCCCCGTGCGCAACAGCTTCGAGTCCGCCCTGCCCGGCACGCCGAGCTTCAGCAACGCCCAGCACTACGACAACGACGACGCGGTCTGGGCGCGGGTGGGCGGTGAGGCACCGCTGCGCTGGCTCGCCGAACGGATGATCGTCCGCTCCAGCAACCTGGCCACCAACGTCTGCATCGCGCAGGTCGGACTGCCCGCCGTGGCCGAGGCCTGGACGCTGGCCGGGGCCCGGCACAGCGTCACGGGCCGGGGCATCGAGGACTTCGCGGCCCGCGACGCCGGCATCGACAACCTGGTCACCGCCGCCGACCTGGCCGCGCTGCTCGGGGGCCTGACGCTCGGCGCCGGCCGGCCCGGCCCGCTGGCCTCGCCGGCCGGCTGCGCGGCCATGCTGGACGTGCTGTTCGCCCAGGAGCACCGCGAGGACCTCGCCGCCGGGCTGCCCGAGGGGACCCGGATCGCGCACAAGAACGGCTGGGTACGCGGCGTCCGGCACGGCGCCGGCGTGGTCTTCCCCGACGACGCCCCGCCGTACGCCGTCGTGGTCTGCACCACCACCGAGCTGGCCGACGGCGGGCCGAGCGGCGAGGAGGTCGAGGACGACGCCTGCCGCCTGATCGCGCACGTCTCCGAGCGGGTCTGGGCGGCCCGGCACGACCTGGCCGGGTGA
- the pnuC gene encoding nicotinamide riboside transporter PnuC: protein MLDWLTATAFTVLGAGTTWAELLGFATGVVNVWLVARQHIANWPIGIANVLLLMLLFWTAGLYADAGLQIVYVVLGLYGWWHWLFGGERRSRLTVARTGRREWWALGVAGVLLTAGLWALLDRATDSTVPLADAVTTALSLLATYGQTRKLVESWWLWIAADLIYIPLYAYKGLWLTGGLYLIFLALCVVGLREWRADLRRRSAAIPVPPGPAPVAA, encoded by the coding sequence ATGCTCGACTGGCTCACCGCCACGGCGTTCACGGTCCTGGGCGCCGGCACCACCTGGGCCGAGTTGCTCGGCTTCGCCACCGGTGTGGTCAACGTCTGGCTGGTGGCCCGGCAGCACATCGCCAACTGGCCGATCGGCATCGCCAACGTGCTGCTGCTCATGCTGCTGTTCTGGACCGCCGGCCTGTACGCCGACGCCGGCCTCCAGATCGTCTACGTCGTCCTCGGCCTGTACGGCTGGTGGCACTGGCTCTTCGGCGGGGAGCGGCGGAGCCGGCTGACCGTGGCCCGTACCGGCCGGCGGGAGTGGTGGGCGCTCGGGGTGGCCGGGGTGCTGCTCACGGCCGGGCTCTGGGCGTTGCTGGACCGGGCCACCGACTCCACGGTGCCGCTGGCCGACGCGGTCACCACCGCGCTGTCGCTGCTGGCCACCTACGGCCAGACCCGCAAGCTGGTGGAGAGCTGGTGGCTGTGGATCGCCGCCGACCTGATCTACATCCCGCTCTACGCGTACAAGGGACTCTGGCTGACCGGCGGCCTCTACCTGATCTTCCTGGCGCTCTGCGTGGTCGGCCTGCGGGAGTGGCGGGCGGACCTGCGCCGGCGGTCGGCGGCGATCCCGGTGCCGCCCGGCCCGGCCCCCGTCGCCGCGTGA
- a CDS encoding antibiotic biosynthesis monooxygenase family protein, with translation MVLEVALIDVTPGHEDDFAAAYATARPILAGTEGCRSVRMTRGVESPSRFVLLVEWDSVEAHDVNFRQSERFAQWRALIGPHFAGPPLVEHFVDVPA, from the coding sequence ATGGTTCTTGAGGTCGCGCTCATCGACGTGACGCCCGGACACGAGGACGACTTCGCCGCCGCGTACGCGACGGCGCGCCCGATCCTCGCCGGCACCGAGGGTTGCCGCTCGGTGCGGATGACCCGCGGCGTCGAGTCGCCGTCCCGGTTCGTGCTGCTGGTCGAGTGGGACTCGGTCGAGGCGCACGACGTCAACTTCCGGCAGAGCGAGCGCTTCGCGCAGTGGCGGGCACTGATCGGCCCGCACTTCGCCGGCCCGCCGCTCGTCGAGCACTTCGTCGACGTGCCCGCCTGA
- the typA gene encoding translational GTPase TypA: protein MQLRTDLRNVAIIAHVDHGKTTLVDAMLRQAGAYGARGEDTERVMDSMDLEREKGITILAKNTGVRYMPADGSDAVTINIIDTPGHADFGGEVERGLTMVDGVVLLVDASEGPLPQTRFVLRKALKARMPIILVINKVDRPDARIKEVVDDTYELFLDLDADEEQIDFPIVYACARDGIASLTQPADGSVPDDSHSLEPLFRTLLDTIPAPAYEEDAPLQAHVTNLDASPFLGRLALCRVRQGTISKGQTVTWCRTDGSSQRVRISELLMTEGLERKPADSAGPGDIIAVAGIPEIMIGETLADAENPIPLPLITVDEPAISMTIGTNTSPLVGRVKGAKVTARMVKDRLDKELVGNVSLRVLPTERPDAWEVQGRGELALAILVEQMRRESYELTVGKPQVVTKEIDGKTCEPVERLTIDAPEEYLGAITQLLATRKGRMEQLVNHGTGWIRMEWLVPARGLIGFRTEFLTDTRGTGILHHVFESYEPWFGELRTRQNGSLVADRAGAVTSFAMINLQERGQLFVEPTTEVYEGMIVGENSRSDDMDVNITKEKKLTNMRASTSDETEKLIPPRKLSLEQALEFCREDECVEVTPTAVRIRKVVLDQTQRGRMAARRKHAG from the coding sequence ATGCAGCTTCGCACCGACCTCCGCAACGTCGCCATCATCGCCCACGTCGACCACGGCAAGACGACCCTGGTCGACGCCATGTTGCGGCAGGCCGGCGCCTACGGCGCCCGTGGTGAGGACACCGAGCGGGTCATGGACTCGATGGACCTCGAGCGGGAAAAGGGCATCACCATCCTGGCCAAGAACACCGGCGTGCGGTACATGCCGGCGGACGGCTCCGACGCGGTCACCATCAACATCATCGACACCCCCGGCCACGCCGACTTCGGCGGCGAGGTGGAGCGCGGCCTGACCATGGTCGACGGGGTGGTGCTGCTGGTCGACGCCAGCGAGGGCCCGCTGCCGCAGACCCGGTTCGTGCTGCGCAAGGCCCTCAAGGCCCGGATGCCGATCATCTTGGTGATCAACAAGGTGGACCGGCCGGACGCCCGGATCAAGGAGGTCGTGGACGACACCTACGAGCTCTTCCTCGACCTGGACGCCGACGAGGAGCAGATCGACTTCCCGATCGTCTACGCCTGCGCCCGCGACGGCATCGCCTCGCTGACCCAGCCGGCCGACGGCTCGGTGCCCGACGACAGCCACAGCCTGGAGCCGCTGTTCCGCACCCTGCTGGACACCATCCCGGCCCCCGCGTACGAGGAGGACGCGCCGCTGCAGGCGCACGTCACCAACCTCGACGCCTCGCCGTTCCTCGGCCGGCTGGCGCTGTGCCGGGTCCGCCAGGGCACCATCAGCAAGGGCCAGACGGTCACCTGGTGCCGCACCGACGGCAGCAGCCAGCGGGTCCGCATCTCGGAGCTGCTGATGACCGAGGGCCTGGAGCGCAAGCCGGCCGACAGCGCCGGCCCGGGCGACATCATCGCGGTCGCCGGCATCCCGGAGATCATGATCGGCGAGACCCTGGCCGACGCCGAGAACCCGATCCCGCTGCCGCTGATCACCGTCGACGAGCCGGCCATCTCGATGACCATCGGCACCAACACCTCGCCGCTGGTCGGCCGGGTCAAGGGCGCCAAGGTCACCGCCCGGATGGTCAAGGACCGGCTCGACAAGGAGCTCGTCGGCAACGTGTCGCTGCGGGTGCTGCCCACCGAGCGGCCGGACGCCTGGGAGGTGCAGGGCCGCGGTGAGCTGGCCCTGGCCATCCTGGTCGAGCAGATGCGCCGCGAGTCCTACGAGCTGACCGTCGGCAAGCCGCAGGTGGTCACCAAGGAGATCGACGGGAAGACCTGCGAGCCGGTCGAGCGGCTGACCATCGACGCCCCGGAGGAGTACCTGGGCGCGATCACGCAGCTCCTCGCCACCCGCAAGGGCCGGATGGAACAGCTGGTCAACCACGGCACCGGCTGGATCCGGATGGAGTGGCTGGTCCCGGCGCGCGGCCTGATCGGCTTCCGCACCGAGTTCCTCACCGACACCCGGGGCACCGGCATCCTGCACCACGTCTTCGAGTCGTACGAGCCGTGGTTCGGCGAGCTGCGGACCCGGCAGAACGGTTCGCTGGTCGCCGACCGCGCCGGCGCGGTCACCTCGTTCGCAATGATCAACCTGCAGGAGCGCGGCCAGCTCTTCGTCGAGCCGACCACCGAGGTGTACGAGGGCATGATCGTCGGGGAGAACTCCCGCTCCGACGACATGGACGTCAACATCACCAAGGAGAAGAAGCTCACCAACATGCGGGCCTCGACCTCCGACGAGACCGAGAAGCTGATCCCGCCGCGCAAGCTGTCGCTGGAGCAGGCCCTCGAGTTCTGCCGCGAGGACGAGTGCGTCGAGGTGACCCCGACCGCGGTGCGGATCCGCAAGGTGGTGCTGGACCAGACCCAGCGCGGCCGGATGGCCGCCCGCCGCAAGCACGCCGGCTGA
- a CDS encoding AAA family ATPase: MSGGSGPGREFRHGLVVGKFYPPHAGHHALVEAAAARCAAVTVVVAPSRRESIPLDLRVAWLREAHAATPWVRFVGRYDDHPVDYADPAIWDLHCAVFADALGGEPVDAVFSSEAYGTELARRFDAVAVCVDLDRRVVPVSGTAVRADPVAHWRRLSPPVRAWLVRRVVVVGAESTGTTTMAAALAAHYGTAWVPEYGRELTERKLAGLRRVRPDATIFDVTWDRADFVEVVRAQQAAEDAAARTSGPLLFCDTDARATAIWEERYLGSSSEAVRVAARRPALYLLTGHEGVPFADDGLRDGEHLRGWMTGRFREELAGCGVPVVELRGPHEERLAAAVAACDALLAAGWSFTDPLLPAL, from the coding sequence GTGAGCGGGGGGAGCGGGCCGGGCCGGGAGTTCCGGCACGGCCTGGTGGTGGGCAAGTTCTACCCGCCGCACGCCGGGCACCACGCGCTCGTCGAGGCGGCCGCGGCCCGGTGCGCGGCGGTCACCGTGGTGGTCGCGCCGTCCCGGCGCGAGTCGATCCCGCTCGACCTGCGGGTCGCCTGGCTGCGCGAGGCGCACGCCGCCACGCCGTGGGTGCGGTTCGTCGGCCGCTACGACGACCACCCGGTCGACTACGCCGACCCGGCGATCTGGGACCTGCACTGCGCGGTGTTCGCCGACGCGCTCGGCGGGGAGCCGGTGGATGCGGTCTTCTCCTCCGAGGCGTACGGGACGGAGTTGGCCCGTCGTTTCGACGCGGTCGCGGTCTGCGTCGACCTGGACCGGCGGGTGGTGCCGGTCTCCGGCACCGCGGTGCGCGCGGACCCGGTGGCGCACTGGCGGCGCCTGAGCCCGCCGGTGCGGGCGTGGCTGGTCCGCCGGGTCGTGGTGGTCGGGGCCGAGTCGACCGGCACCACGACGATGGCGGCGGCGCTCGCCGCCCACTACGGCACCGCCTGGGTCCCGGAGTACGGCCGCGAGCTGACCGAGCGCAAGCTCGCCGGGCTGCGGCGCGTCCGGCCGGACGCGACGATCTTCGACGTCACGTGGGACCGGGCCGACTTCGTCGAGGTGGTCCGGGCGCAGCAGGCCGCCGAGGACGCGGCGGCCCGCACCAGCGGCCCACTGCTGTTCTGCGACACCGACGCGCGGGCCACCGCGATCTGGGAGGAGCGCTACCTGGGGTCCTCGTCGGAGGCGGTCCGGGTGGCCGCCCGCCGGCCGGCGCTGTACCTGCTGACCGGCCACGAGGGGGTGCCCTTCGCCGACGACGGGCTGCGCGACGGTGAGCACCTGCGGGGCTGGATGACCGGGCGGTTCCGGGAGGAGCTGGCCGGCTGCGGGGTGCCGGTGGTCGAGCTGCGCGGGCCGCACGAGGAGCGGCTGGCGGCGGCCGTCGCCGCCTGCGACGCCCTGCTGGCCGCCGGCTGGTCCTTCACCGACCCGCTGCTTCCGGCCTTGTAG
- a CDS encoding TerC family protein gives MNVSGWVWAGTLVGMTAVLLVDLFIIGRRPHEPSVRESSLWVGLYVGLALLFGAGLWLTSGPSIAGQFYTGWLTEYSLSVDNLFVFVIIMARFGVPRQYQQKVLLIGILLALVMRGGFIAAGAALISQFSWVFYIFGAFLIYTAVNLARQGEPDEDEFSENVLIRWSRKALPLSRDFDGARMTTHENGRRLFTPMLIVMIAIGTTDLIFALDSIPAIFGITQEPYLVFTANVFALMGLRQLYFLLGGLLDRLIYLSYGLAVVLGFIGVKLVLEALADNNLPFVNGGEHVGWAPHIPIWLSLTVILGTLAAATVASLVKSSRDRRRELAEARR, from the coding sequence TTGAACGTGTCCGGATGGGTGTGGGCGGGAACCCTGGTCGGGATGACCGCGGTCCTGCTGGTCGACCTGTTCATCATCGGTCGCCGCCCGCACGAGCCCAGCGTCCGCGAGTCGAGCCTGTGGGTCGGCTTGTACGTGGGGCTGGCCCTGCTCTTCGGGGCGGGCCTGTGGCTCACCTCAGGCCCCAGCATTGCGGGCCAGTTCTACACCGGGTGGCTCACCGAGTACAGCCTCTCGGTGGACAACCTCTTCGTCTTCGTGATCATCATGGCGCGCTTCGGGGTGCCCCGGCAGTATCAGCAGAAGGTGCTGCTCATCGGCATCCTGCTGGCGCTGGTCATGCGGGGTGGCTTCATCGCCGCCGGCGCGGCGCTGATCTCCCAGTTCTCCTGGGTGTTCTACATCTTCGGCGCGTTCCTGATCTACACGGCGGTCAACCTGGCCCGCCAGGGTGAGCCGGACGAGGACGAGTTCAGCGAGAACGTGCTGATCCGGTGGAGCCGCAAGGCGTTGCCGCTGTCCCGGGACTTCGACGGGGCGCGGATGACCACCCACGAGAACGGGCGGCGGCTGTTCACCCCGATGCTGATCGTGATGATCGCGATCGGCACCACCGACCTGATCTTCGCCCTCGACTCGATCCCGGCGATCTTCGGCATCACCCAGGAGCCGTACCTGGTCTTCACCGCGAACGTGTTCGCGCTGATGGGGCTGCGGCAGCTCTACTTCCTGCTCGGCGGCCTGCTGGACCGCCTGATCTACCTGAGCTACGGCCTGGCCGTGGTGCTCGGCTTCATCGGGGTCAAGCTGGTCCTGGAGGCCCTCGCCGACAACAACCTGCCGTTCGTCAACGGCGGCGAGCACGTGGGCTGGGCCCCGCACATTCCGATCTGGCTGTCGCTCACCGTCATCCTGGGCACCCTGGCCGCGGCCACCGTGGCCAGCCTGGTCAAGTCGTCCCGGGACCGGCGCCGCGAGCTGGCCGAGGCCCGTCGCTGA
- a CDS encoding C40 family peptidase: MKLQPGREAVVRVPVATLWASPEAVRPVDRPALDDPPDVAAWIAGMDRDQQVGDCVLTQLLLGERVLVTELRADGWAHVVALAQPAPKLDVRGYPGWLPAAQLSAPAESGSPATPLVVDTAHTALRAVPDGPPVLAGVVLGTRLAPAGRPVDGWRPVLAPGRADPLWAPEGDLVPLPAERPEAKEVLALAERLRDLIYIWGGLSTDGIDCSGLVHLAWRRHGLTLPRDADDQAEATTPLALGEERPGDLYFFARPGRRIHHVGIVSTEPQGEVRRMLHACYVKRRVVEERLPPDREATLVGAHRI; the protein is encoded by the coding sequence ATGAAGCTTCAACCGGGCCGCGAGGCCGTCGTCCGGGTCCCGGTGGCGACCCTCTGGGCCAGCCCCGAGGCGGTCCGCCCCGTCGACCGCCCCGCGCTGGACGATCCGCCGGACGTCGCCGCCTGGATCGCCGGCATGGACCGCGACCAGCAGGTCGGCGACTGCGTCCTGACCCAGCTGCTGCTCGGCGAGCGGGTGCTGGTCACCGAGCTGCGCGCGGACGGCTGGGCACACGTCGTCGCCCTGGCGCAGCCCGCCCCCAAGCTCGACGTACGCGGCTATCCGGGGTGGCTGCCCGCCGCCCAGCTCAGCGCCCCGGCGGAGTCCGGTTCACCGGCCACCCCGCTGGTCGTGGACACCGCACACACCGCGCTGCGCGCCGTCCCCGACGGCCCGCCGGTCCTGGCCGGCGTGGTCCTCGGCACCCGCCTGGCCCCGGCCGGGCGGCCCGTGGACGGCTGGCGGCCGGTCCTCGCGCCCGGTCGGGCCGACCCGCTCTGGGCCCCGGAGGGCGACCTGGTCCCGCTGCCCGCCGAGCGGCCGGAGGCCAAGGAGGTGCTCGCCCTCGCCGAGCGCCTGCGCGACCTGATCTACATCTGGGGCGGGCTGTCCACCGACGGCATCGACTGCTCGGGTCTGGTGCACCTGGCCTGGCGCCGGCACGGCCTGACCCTGCCCCGGGACGCCGACGACCAGGCGGAGGCGACCACTCCCCTGGCGCTGGGCGAGGAACGCCCCGGCGACCTCTACTTCTTCGCCCGGCCCGGCCGGCGGATCCACCACGTCGGCATCGTCAGCACCGAGCCGCAGGGCGAGGTGCGGCGGATGCTGCACGCCTGCTACGTGAAGCGCCGGGTCGTCGAGGAGCGGCTCCCGCCGGACCGGGAGGCCACCCTGGTCGGGGCGCACCGCATCTGA